From one Planococcus citri chromosome 3, ihPlaCitr1.1, whole genome shotgun sequence genomic stretch:
- the LOC135841166 gene encoding uncharacterized protein LOC135841166, which yields MKLETILNLLYAWAMGLSVQSTRRLLGFQQNNSIVQWQQYARDICSTQLLKIWNSGFQLGGPGKVVEIDEALFVKRKYNRGRLPKTWMSVDDEDAADLRWIFGIYDRTLKIGVLEFVEKRDTATLLPLIQKYVMPGTTIMSDQWRAYSAIQSTGDYVHLTVNHSTNFVDPNTGAYTQNIEAFWSRGKKFLRKNDVLKSKKLLPSHLDEFMWRNLYDTGNPTTTFLTLMSHLSSWEAYQ from the coding sequence aTGAAGCTGGAAACTATTTTGAACCTGTTATATGCCTGGGCAATGGGACTGTCTGTCCAAAGCACCAGGAGGTTGCTGGGCTTCCAGCAAAACAATTCCATCGTACAATGGCAGCAGTACGCCAGAGATATCTGTAGCACGCAACTATTAAAAATCTGGAACAGTGGATTCCAATTAGGTGGCCCTGGTAAAGTAGTTGAAATAGACGAGGCGCTGTTCGTGAAACGTAAGTACAACAGGGGTAGACTGCCGAAAACTTGGATGAGTGTTGATGACGAAGACGCAGCTGATCTCCGTTGGATATTCGGCATTTACGATCGTACTTTGAAAATAGGCGTGCTGGAATTCGTCGAAAAAAGAGATACAGCAACGCTCCTGCCTCTGATCCAGAAATACGTCATGCCTGGTACCACTATTATGTCCGATCAGTGGCGTGCCTACTCTGCAATTCAAAGTACAGGAGATTACGTACATTTAACAGTAAACCATTCAACGAATTTTGTAGATCCGAATACAGGCGCATACACGCAAAACATCGAAGCGTTTTGGTCGAGAGGTAAAAAGTTCCTaagaaaaaatgatgttttaaaaagtaaaaagctACTCCCTTCTCACCTTGACGAGTTCATGTGGAGAAACCTATACGATACTGGCAATCCTACAACAACGTTTTTAACTCTTATGAGTCATTTGAGCAGTTGGGAAGCATACCAGTGA